Proteins encoded within one genomic window of Spiroplasma endosymbiont of Agriotes lineatus:
- the rpsI gene encoding 30S ribosomal protein S9: MKKEIIYQGTGRRKKSVAQVLLTPGKGNITINNKPALTFFPYATLVQELEQPLVATDMKEYFDVNVKVNGGGFSGQAGATRLGIARALLESSADYRLKLRPKGLLTRDARIKERDKYGLKGPRAGNQFSKR; this comes from the coding sequence ATGAAAAAAGAAATTATTTATCAAGGTACTGGTAGAAGAAAAAAATCAGTAGCACAAGTATTATTAACTCCAGGAAAAGGTAACATTACTATTAATAATAAACCGGCACTTACTTTTTTTCCTTATGCGACATTAGTCCAAGAATTAGAACAACCATTGGTAGCAACAGATATGAAAGAATATTTTGATGTTAATGTTAAAGTTAATGGTGGTGGTTTTAGTGGTCAAGCAGGAGCTACAAGATTAGGTATTGCGAGAGCATTATTAGAATCTTCAGCAGATTATCGGTTGAAGTTAAGACCAAAAGGTTTATTAACTCGTGATGCGAGAATTAAAGAAAGAGATAAGTATGGATTAAAAGGTCCCCGAGCAGGAAACCAATTTTCAAAAAGATAA
- the rplM gene encoding 50S ribosomal protein L13 — protein sequence MRQTTMINLQDVKKTWYVIDASGLILGRLATKVASILRGKHKPTFTSHVDCGDNIIIINAHKVILSGNKMNNKKYYNHSGFVGGMRVRTAKIMQDKYPIEMVERTIKGMLPHTSLGRKQGKNLFVYDSEKHPHSAQMPKLLVLQEEGS from the coding sequence ATGCGACAAACGACAATGATCAATTTACAAGATGTGAAAAAAACATGATATGTTATTGATGCAAGCGGTTTAATTTTAGGGCGCTTAGCAACAAAAGTAGCAAGTATTTTAAGAGGTAAACATAAACCAACATTTACCAGCCATGTTGATTGTGGTGATAATATTATCATTATTAATGCTCATAAAGTAATATTAAGTGGCAATAAGATGAATAATAAAAAATATTATAACCACTCTGGTTTTGTTGGCGGTATGAGAGTTAGAACAGCTAAGATAATGCAAGATAAGTATCCAATTGAGATGGTTGAAAGAACTATTAAAGGAATGTTACCCCATACTAGTTTGGGAAGAAAACAAGGTAAAAATTTATTTGTTTATGATAGTGAAAAACACCCCCATAGTGCTCAAATGCCAAAATTATTAGTATTACAAGAAGAAGGGAGTTAA